From Desulfatiglans anilini DSM 4660, one genomic window encodes:
- a CDS encoding pyruvate carboxylase subunit B: MDNFLESGPKNPLKIQDNTFRDGHQSLLATRMRTEDMLPIAERMDQVGFWAMEVWGGATFDSMHRFLGEDPFERIKTLKKHIRKTPFSMLLRGQNLVGYRNYADDVARLFVDKTCEAGMDVFRVFDALNDFRNFETVVERIKANGKHFQGTICYSLTERRMGGEVFNLDYYTQKAKELQDMGADTLCLKDMAGIMSPFDIAKLITALKKEITIPIHLHTHYTSGMASMVYLEAVKAGVDIVDTCLAPFALRTSQPAVEPIVATLFETVRDTGFDLSLLLELGEHIETVAPKYRDYLAKHRMSVIDTGVLQHQVPGGMISNLVSQLKEAKALDRLSEVYREVAVTRKELGMPPLVTPTSQIVGVQAVLNVLFGRYKMVTNEVKDLVYGLYGKTPIPVDPEVQKNILKGYKRGETPVTGRAADYLEPELDKARQNAGDLAKSDFDLLIVALYPSTGVRFLKWKYDLEERPKEVAAKTLEDIRKEDEAMAAAIEQVCKAM, from the coding sequence ATGGACAACTTTCTGGAAAGCGGCCCCAAAAACCCCCTGAAGATTCAGGATAACACCTTTCGTGACGGTCATCAATCACTCCTGGCCACCCGAATGCGGACCGAGGATATGCTGCCCATAGCCGAAAGGATGGATCAAGTCGGCTTCTGGGCCATGGAGGTCTGGGGCGGTGCCACGTTCGATTCGATGCATCGTTTCCTAGGCGAAGACCCCTTCGAACGGATCAAGACCCTCAAGAAGCATATTCGAAAGACCCCCTTTTCCATGCTCCTCAGAGGTCAAAACCTCGTCGGGTACCGCAACTACGCAGACGACGTCGCACGGCTCTTCGTCGACAAGACCTGCGAGGCGGGGATGGACGTCTTCAGGGTGTTCGACGCCCTGAACGACTTCCGCAACTTCGAGACCGTGGTCGAACGCATCAAGGCCAACGGCAAGCATTTTCAGGGGACCATCTGCTACTCTCTGACCGAGCGCCGGATGGGGGGAGAGGTCTTTAACCTGGACTATTACACCCAGAAGGCAAAAGAACTTCAGGACATGGGTGCCGACACCCTGTGCCTGAAGGATATGGCCGGTATCATGTCCCCCTTCGACATCGCCAAGCTCATCACCGCTCTGAAGAAAGAGATCACCATCCCGATCCACCTTCACACCCATTACACGAGCGGGATGGCCTCCATGGTTTACCTGGAAGCCGTCAAGGCCGGCGTCGACATCGTTGACACATGCCTCGCCCCCTTCGCCTTGCGCACATCCCAGCCTGCGGTGGAACCCATCGTCGCGACGCTTTTCGAGACCGTCCGGGACACCGGGTTCGATCTCTCCCTGCTTCTGGAACTCGGGGAGCACATCGAAACGGTGGCCCCCAAATATCGAGATTACCTTGCCAAACACCGCATGTCGGTCATCGACACCGGCGTCCTGCAGCACCAGGTGCCCGGTGGAATGATCTCCAATCTGGTCAGTCAGCTGAAGGAAGCGAAGGCCCTCGACCGGCTGTCGGAAGTCTACCGGGAAGTGGCGGTGACGCGGAAAGAACTGGGCATGCCGCCGCTCGTCACCCCCACGAGCCAGATCGTTGGCGTCCAGGCGGTCTTGAACGTGCTTTTCGGGCGCTACAAAATGGTGACGAACGAGGTCAAGGATCTCGTCTACGGGCTGTACGGAAAAACCCCGATCCCGGTCGACCCGGAGGTTCAGAAGAACATCCTGAAAGGGTACAAGCGGGGGGAGACACCCGTAACCGGGCGGGCGGCAGACTATCTTGAGCCCGAACTCGACAAGGCCCGCCAGAATGCCGGGGACCTGGCGAAAAGCGACTTCGATCTCCTGATCGTCGCCCTCTACCCAAGCACCGGGGTGCGCTTTCTCAAATGGAAATACGATCTGGAAGAGCGCCCTAAAGAGGTTGCAGCTAAAACCCTCGAAGATATCCGCAAAGAGGATGAGGCCATGGCTGCAGCCATCGAACAGGTCTGCAAAGCGATGTAA
- the holB gene encoding DNA polymerase III subunit delta', with protein sequence MSFSDIIGQSRAIRLLHQAMERDQMPHAYLFTGIRGVGKTSTARAMAMHLSCAAPAEEKGCGRCAPCRQILGGNHPDLLFVQPEGANIKIDQIRGLNRRLAFAPVSAPYRISVVQQAQAMTEEAANAFLKTLEEPPPRNILILQAVEPGDLLPTIVSRCQRIAFQPLDAQEIAVWLTQHRQTEPESARTAAAICGGSLGMALKMVAGPFLEKRRNWLHQLMELSSKPVDAVFSLAAECAAEDAKGRLEHSENNLPGLQDLLSVWESWYRDLLLLRTDATDELLINRDFSRQLKKSSEQFKIKSLMDSIFRLDRARRDILKNRNTGLVLTHLIFGLRKGSTPL encoded by the coding sequence ATGTCTTTTTCCGACATCATAGGTCAATCGAGGGCGATCCGTTTGCTCCATCAAGCCATGGAGCGGGATCAGATGCCCCATGCCTACCTTTTCACAGGCATCCGGGGCGTCGGCAAGACCTCGACCGCACGCGCAATGGCCATGCACCTGAGTTGCGCTGCTCCGGCCGAAGAAAAAGGGTGCGGACGGTGCGCGCCCTGCAGGCAGATCCTCGGCGGAAACCACCCGGATCTGCTTTTCGTGCAGCCTGAAGGCGCGAACATCAAGATCGATCAGATCCGCGGCCTGAACCGCAGACTCGCCTTCGCCCCCGTTTCGGCACCCTACCGCATCAGCGTGGTCCAGCAGGCGCAGGCCATGACAGAGGAGGCCGCCAACGCTTTCCTGAAAACGCTCGAGGAGCCCCCTCCCCGCAATATTCTGATCCTGCAGGCCGTCGAACCAGGAGACCTTCTCCCGACCATCGTTTCCCGCTGCCAGCGGATCGCCTTCCAGCCCCTCGATGCACAGGAGATCGCCGTCTGGCTGACACAGCATCGCCAAACCGAACCCGAGTCCGCGAGGACCGCGGCTGCGATCTGCGGTGGCAGCCTTGGGATGGCACTGAAAATGGTGGCAGGCCCCTTCCTCGAAAAACGCAGAAACTGGCTGCACCAGTTGATGGAGCTCTCTTCGAAGCCGGTGGATGCCGTTTTCTCGCTTGCAGCGGAATGCGCCGCCGAGGATGCGAAGGGGCGCCTCGAGCATTCCGAAAACAATCTGCCGGGGCTGCAGGATCTTCTGTCTGTATGGGAGAGCTGGTACCGTGACTTGCTGCTCCTGCGGACGGATGCGACCGATGAGCTCCTGATCAATCGTGATTTTTCACGGCAGTTGAAAAAGAGTTCCGAACAGTTTAAAATAAAAAGTTTAATGGACAGCATCTTCAGGCTGGACCGGGCGCGGCGCGATATCTTGAAAAATCGCAACACGGGCCTCGTGTTGACCCATTTGATCTTCGGTCTGAGAAAAGGCTCCACGCCGCTGTGA
- a CDS encoding TraR/DksA family transcriptional regulator, giving the protein MQESRKDFLDQLERRKLEYEETLRQLVANQKDFYDRFSDDNSNDETDHAQREISACSNYSLIERKTRELKNIERLIRKVMKDGSFGLCEECGEQIPMERLLIVPETTLCVVCQSDLEKFSHMRDLAAHRSGLGKKREWDDIGWVDEVEDDLSLYEMDLSAGVDGDAAELEESTSDM; this is encoded by the coding sequence ATGCAGGAAAGCAGGAAGGATTTCTTGGATCAACTCGAGCGCCGAAAGCTGGAGTACGAGGAGACCTTGCGGCAGTTGGTTGCCAACCAGAAGGATTTTTACGATCGTTTTTCGGATGACAACAGCAACGATGAAACCGACCACGCGCAGCGGGAGATTTCGGCCTGCAGCAATTACAGCCTGATCGAGCGGAAGACAAGGGAGTTGAAAAACATCGAGCGGCTGATCAGGAAGGTCATGAAGGATGGGAGTTTCGGCCTGTGTGAGGAATGCGGCGAGCAGATTCCCATGGAAAGGCTTTTGATCGTGCCGGAGACCACACTCTGCGTGGTTTGCCAAAGCGACCTCGAAAAATTTTCCCACATGCGCGATTTGGCTGCCCACCGCTCCGGGCTGGGTAAAAAGCGTGAGTGGGATGATATCGGCTGGGTCGACGAGGTGGAGGATGATCTTTCCCTTTATGAGATGGATCTGAGCGCAGGTGTGGATGGAGATGCAGCGGAGCTCGAGGAATCCACTTCGGACATGTGA
- the tmk gene encoding dTMP kinase produces the protein MAVFITFEGIEGCGKSTQARRLARRLEERGVPTLFTIEPGGTRIGGDIRRILLDARNWDLSPLAELFLYEADRAQHIFEVIDPAREAGQWIVCDRFYDATTVYQGYARGQDPLFVASLNRTATRGLTPDITFLLDCPVGAALARARQREAEVNPAGPSGQDRFEKESEAFHQSVREGYLALARSEGLGGRFRVLDGMFSIERLENEIWSVILPLLPALPSKKPCLFPTS, from the coding sequence TTGGCCGTGTTCATAACCTTCGAAGGAATCGAGGGGTGCGGCAAATCGACCCAGGCCAGACGACTCGCCCGCCGCCTGGAGGAGCGCGGTGTTCCGACCCTGTTTACGATTGAGCCCGGCGGGACGCGCATCGGCGGGGACATCCGGCGGATCTTGCTGGATGCGCGCAACTGGGATCTCTCCCCTCTGGCGGAGCTTTTTCTTTACGAGGCGGATCGCGCGCAGCATATTTTCGAGGTCATCGACCCGGCCCGCGAAGCCGGCCAATGGATCGTCTGCGACCGCTTCTATGACGCCACCACGGTTTACCAGGGTTATGCCAGGGGGCAGGACCCCCTTTTCGTTGCGTCGCTGAATCGTACGGCCACGCGCGGCCTCACACCGGACATCACTTTCCTTCTCGACTGCCCCGTCGGCGCAGCGCTGGCGCGCGCGCGGCAACGGGAAGCAGAGGTGAACCCCGCCGGCCCCTCGGGCCAAGACCGCTTCGAGAAGGAGTCCGAGGCCTTCCACCAGTCCGTCCGCGAGGGCTATCTGGCCCTCGCCCGTTCGGAAGGGCTCGGTGGGCGGTTCCGCGTCCTCGACGGAATGTTTTCCATCGAACGGCTGGAAAACGAGATCTGGTCCGTGATCCTTCCGCTGTTGCCAGCCCTCCCAAGCAAGAAACCATGTCTTTTTCCGACATCATAG